gagagaggcgAGAGAGGTGGAAGTGAGGAGCTCCCTGTGCGTGCTGCAGACCCCTGAAATCCAAGCTCTGGAGGGCGGCCCGGGTGGCACCAGCTGGTGCCCGATGTGAGCCGCGGCGGGGCGTCGGGAAGCCGGCGGGGGGCcggagcggggcagggggcgCCCGCTGCGCCTCGCGACTCTGCCCGCACGGCacgggaggaggagaaggagcgccgcctcctcttcttcctccccctctcctcctcctcctcctccagatGTGCGCGGGTCCCCGGCCGGGGACAGCCCTTCGGGGGAGGCGGCAGCGCCGctccgcagccccctgcccgggTACCGCCGGCGGCCAACTTCGCCGGGGAGACCCGCGGGGGGGAGAGCCGCCTCCATCCCTCCCCGGTACCGGCGGCGCCTCTCCCGCCCCCCCcggctctcctccctccctccatccatccctccctccttccctccatccctccctccttccctccccgcccgccccgtcGCCGAGCGGGAGCCGCCAGCGGTGCGAGcggagccggagccggggcAGCCGCTGCCGCCCCCCGCCtctcccggcccggcccctgcccctgcccctcttcctcctcctcctcctcctcctcttcctcctcctcctccgtccCGCCCAAGCCATGAACTTTGGCCGCGGCCCCCCGGTGGTGTTGAACGTCGGGGGCACCCGGTACTCCTTCTCCCGGGAGGTGCTGAAGGATTTCCCGCTGCGGCGGGTGAGCCGCCTGCACGGCTGCCTGTCGGAGCAGGACGTGCTGGAGGTGTGCGACGACTACGACCGGGAGCGGAACGAGTATTTCTTCGACCGGCACTCGGAGGCTTTCGGCTTCATCATGCTCTACGTGCGGCACGGCCACCTGCGCTTCGTGCCGCACATGTGCGAGCTCTCCTTCTACAACGAGCTGCTCTACTGGGGGCTGGAGGGCTCCCACCTCGACTACTGCTGCCAACGCCGCCTCGACGACCGCCTGGCCGAGTCGCGGCCCTATTACTGCCCCGAGGAGCCGGCGGGGGACGCGGGCGGCGACCCCCGGGCCAaggggcggcgggcagcggggggcgAGGGCGGCAAGTGGCTGGAGAGGATGCGGAGGACTTTCGAGGAGCCCACGTCTTCCCTGGCCGCCCAGGTCCTGGCCACCGTCTCCATCCTCTTCGTCATCGTGTCCATGGTGGTGCTGTGCGCCAGCACCCTGCCCGAGTGGCGGGCGCCGGAGAACCGCAGCgtggaggagcagagcaggtaCACAGCAGAGTCAGTGAGGGAGCCCTCAGGGTAGGAGGATCCTTTATTTTCCCGCTGTCCGCCCCCTCCCAGTGTGTCCCGTCCGCTGTGTCCCGCCGCTCGTCGCGATGCTCTCTGCAGGTGTCGGGGGGTCGGGGCCGCGCCGCTTCCCCGCCCGCACCCCCTGAACCCCGAAATCAGCCCGGGGACGGAGAATAGGGGGGCTCGGGGGAGCCGGAGCGGAACCGGAGCGGAGCCGGAGCGATCGGGACGCGGCTCCCACTCCTCCAAAGGCGCCGGCCCCTCTTgtctcagcactgctgtgcccCTCTTTGGAGGCACGGGGGGCTCCTCACCCACCTAGGGAGGCTCacaagggggagaaaaaaaaattaaaaaaaagaaaataaagcctgaAAGAAAGCAGCTCCCTTCTCTTTTACTTGGGGAAGAGCGCGCTGCGTGCGTTCACACAGGAGAACACCCTGTCTTAGGGAGCTGATCTGGGAACACCTCGCATGGGGCGGCAGCCGGACCCTATTCCTCTGCCGCTCGGCTCCTCTGTATAGAGGCACCGGAGATGATCAGCCTGAGCATTAAGCTCCTGCAGATGCATCGCACAGTGCCCCAGGATATGTACGTAGCAGATGTTTACATTTCCTTTTGACAAAACGTGTATAAAGACACTAACGTTGTGGAACAGCTGCAGCAACCAGGGCATGGGGGTATACGGCTCAGTCCTGGTGTTACACCAGTCAGACGGAGGcctttttttgtcatctttgtgACCTCAGCTCAGGGTTACATCGATGTGACTCTGCTGACTTCGGTACCATTGCTTTCCATCTTCCATTCTCTCGAGAACAGGATCAGGACCACTCCAGTAAGACTTCTCTCATAAATAAGATTCAGATATAGATAGTataaaagtaaacatttctcatgttttccGCCTTcttctttagtttaaaatataGAGTATTCAACAAAAGTTTTCAGCTTCTACTCTGCTATGGGGGCCCTACAGTGAAATTGCAGCCTAGTCATTATGAAATTACCATCCTTTACTGTAGAGTTAATTGGAATGTGATATATTATATCTTAGTAGCCAAATTAATTCCTTGGAAAGTATTTTCATAGTTTCCATTAACTTAATGGAAAGTGCacctgtatttctgtttgtagCTGAGCCAAAGCATTAATTGtatgaacaaaaagaaagcagatacAGACTTAGAAGCTCTTGATTCCTGCCTACATGCAGTCAAAAGTTGCTCTTAGAGGTTCTTCCAGTTAAAAACCTTAATCTTTGTTGTTACCTCAAAGTGAAGAAGCTCTGGGTGATCTGTGTAAGGCAGCAAATTGCTTagacacccccctccccccaaaaacaTAGCTGAAAATATATGCAGTGGTATAAATGACTTTGGTGATATCTTTGATCGCATCTGTATGATGTGGAAGTTAACGATTTTTCACTTACTGGGAGTTGCAGATGAACAAGGCTGATGacatgtaatttttctttcGTAGTGCCTTCATCTTCAAGAACCTGTGTAGATATACACATGATTTTACTCCTCTGAGCGACTAAATTGTATACTGAGCTTTTGAAGGATAAGGTCTTACGTATTTGTGAAATAGTGTGTAGCCAAGCACTTGTCAGGGCACTGAAggttacttttaaaaaagaaaggaccTTGTCAATGACAGGGTGAGGTTTTTTTTAGGACCAGCTGCAGCAGTCTATGgaattgcaattaaaaaaaaaaaaaagggggtatAAATAAAAGTTGCCATTGAACAGTTTCtaactgttttcttccaaaaatcttGTTGCAGATGAGCACTAAATACAGGCTGGCTCATTTTGCATGTGTCTTCACCCATGTGCTATCACAGCAAATGTGAATTGATAGCAATTTAATGGTGAACACACTGAAGACAGATACAAACGTGTTCCTGTCTGTCCACAGCTTGTCACCTGCTGAGGTGGCCTTGTTCTCTTATGGGAGCCACTCCTTTCTTTATTGTGTATGCAGTGTCATGACTAAAATGCCTGCAATATCTTGAAAAAAGCAGTGAGCTACGATTAATTTTGAGCAATCTGGTTAAGTTACTACTTTTACTTGCCAAGTACAGAAAGGATTTGTGTACTCTGGTGATGCCATCCATCCTAAGTGAGAGTGCTTGTAAACACCTGGCTGCTAGTTCTCAATCTATCTAAAAGTCTGAAGCCAAATCCTGgcttttgtttattaaatttcattaaaataaagttcTATCTAACATAATACAACGGTATTTTTCTCAGGAGAAGTTGTGATATTACTGCTGTAAGCAAGTGGGTTTTGACATACAGCACTATAATTACTAGTACAAAGACTACATTATcctaaaaacatattttgaaaacttttaaaaatgaaaagtgaatgGGCTTCTCTAGAACTCCTTAGAATGCAGACTTTGGGTGTAACCAACTATTAGATCAGTGCTTAGAAGAGATGAGAATTACCTCTGGAAATTCAGCAACCCTAAAATCTCTCTggtattttcagtttctcatagGCTTACCAATAAAAAAGCAACTGTCCTTTCCTCAATGTTATGTTACTTATGGTTTGGAAAGGTGCCACACGGGTAATTTCTGTGGCCGAGCTGCGGTAACCACCTCCAGAACCACTCAGGGCAGCTGTAGTGAAAACAGCTCTACTGGGGTGTCTCCACCTTATCTGGACATCATTTCTAGAGGCAAGGTGGTAACTAACTCCACATCATTTACAAAATCAGCCTCTTTAATGAGGTTTGCAATAAGGGTTACTACTGCTGCCAATTAATACCAGCtgtgtttattatttctgtttgttattATTACAGAAACACCTCTTCACCAGAAGAATTGAGTCCACCCAGCTTTTCCCATATCTTTCACAGAAACCCATATGTTGTTATAACTTTTCATTATGACCATGCTGTCAAAAGGTGAACAGCGCATGGCTGTTTCTGATCCTTTGCCGTAATCCCCTTCAGAGGGCAACAGAAAACTCTAAGGCTTTTTAAGGAGAGGGATAAAGAATCTGACCTCTGAATTTCACAGGTCTCAGGGACACTGATAATATAATTCCCTGACTTGCAGAGGGATTGCCTTCCCCAGGTCCATGCTTAGGATGAGGAAGGAGTTATTGAAATTTTCTTGCACTTTATGATTTTGCTCTCTTCCCTGTCTTGGCACGTTTCACTTATCAGAGCTAAAGATTTGCATCAGATTTGCACAGTTTAGGAGCAGACAGCAGGGACACCTGTCTCCCCTTCTGTTGCTTCTGGCAATTTCAAGTCATCTTTGCTCTCCTCTGATCAATGCCAACAGATGCATACTGTGAGTCTCTGGTCAGGGACTCATCCATTAACTGATCGTAAGCATAATCTTTTGGGGAGAGTTTAAGCTTGTAATAGGAAGTCATTTGAAGCTGCTTGACTTAAAGCCAGTACAGTTCTATCTACACctcttaaaactatttttctaatACTAAATATGAATAGCTTGTTAGCACAAGAAGAGACTGTtacccccccccctttttttttttttacttacagaATGATTAAATTTGTACTGAAATAATCCCTCAGTTGTAAAGCATGTATGATTGCCGTGCTGttaagcaaaagcaaataaacacagTAACTTCTCCAAACAGCATTTCTCAACAGATGCCAGTAGgcttttttcatctctgcaaAACATCAGCTTAAAAAGTTGCATTTGAATTTTAGAGCacaaaaatcattattatttcagaacaCCCAAATGTTCATGCCCAACACCCGTTCATAAAAATAAGACATTCTTTCTTGTGTAAGATCTAGCCTGAACGCCATATTTTTGCCTAAGTTCTAAAAGTAGGCTGAAAGTAATGCATGGAACTACAGACCCAATTTCAAAACACAGATGTGGATTCTTCTAACGAatttaagagtttaaaaaaatagagataacacaaagaaaagacattCATCACTTCCTGGCTACAGGGGAACCTCAACAACCTCACCAGGGCTAGGTGCTACTCCTGAGAGCAACATATATGGAAAAGACGCTGAGGACACCAGGGCTGGGATGTTCAACTCCAGGTGTTCACTGAGAGCTGTGGGGCATTGTCCCCTCTCTTTCCCAGGGTAGTGCTGGTCATTACATCCCCCCCAGGAGGCATGCACCGGCATTTAATGCATCGGGAGATATGATTGCTACCAAAAGAGggacagaagggaaaaacacCAGCAAGGTTTTTAATGCAGTGAAACTAGCTGTTCTGTTGCCCTTGCTCTGCAGTTTGTAGCGAGGCAGAAATCCTGTTGATttcaaaaggattaaaaaagaCCTTTTGCTGAAATGGCTTGGATTCTTCCTGAGCACGAATTTGATCATTCTCTCTACTGCTTGGACATTTTTGAGGCTTAATGTATCTTACATGGAAATAGGCTTTAGCAACAATTTATCAAATCAGTGCTGACAGACCTTAATCCTGTCATATACTGTCTTTAACTGTATCATCTGTTTTCCTCGTGTGTCCTGTTgatatgtatgttttatttacaaGTTTAATCAGTAATAGTGCCACTAATGAATATTTTGGGGAGATTTCAACTGACTCACCAGTGGATATTAAAAGTATACACATTAGCATGCTGGGCCAAAGTGTAATGCTAAGTTGAAATATTTGATGATGTTTccaatgtgattttttttttttagcataatAAAATAGTCTTGTTAGTGCACGAAAAGAATTTTCAAGCAGTTTAACTCAGTGTACATAAAATAGCCTATTCTGAAAGGTTGTTATCAGAtggaacagaaaattaaacagtAACTGAATTACAGTAGAAATGAGGCTCACAAaggctttattttcagttaatggACAACACACTCATTAAAGCAATCTTGAAAACCTGTTAAGTACCAAGAGGCTTACaacttcaggaggaaaaaaaaacacacactcaTGTACTTAGGTCTGGGCCAATGGACAGTAAGTTTGAGCAGAAATAACCCATAACTTATTAAAAACTAGGACTTAATATTCTCCAATTATTCCGATTTTGGAAGGAAACACTTAAGGAAACACTTAATagacttgtttttaatttcccatCTCCTTCTTGAATACcagctattttaaaactgaacagataaaaaacacaacaaaccagAATAGGTACTACATTTTACCAAATAAAGCTCATGATTTAATTATATAGCTATAGATGCTTAAAGAGCATATTATTTCATGAACAGGCAGTCTGTCATGTGAATATGCAGCAAATATTTTAGGAATTGGTTACAGAAGATACAGTTACTTTAGTCTTCTAAGTGAATACATTTTagttggctttaaaaaaaaaaaaacttaatttaGTATGAAGTTAAGGActtaattttggttttcttattaaattttatttctccattcaCAAGGATATAACTTAGTTACAAAGATAAGTCACTGTAAGGGAGAGGGAGACTTAATCTGAAAGTAGAAATGTAGTATGTAGCACTCTAGCTTTCACAACAGGCCAGAGGTTCCTAGTTGTGCTCACCTAAGCACTTATGCGATACATCAGGACTGCTGAAACCCatctacaaaagcaaaaaagagtGACACAAGAGGAGGAACAACACGTTTCACTGGTGGCTAAGTAGGAGGGAAAGACCCTTCTTTATCTTCTTCCTAGCCAGGATGTCTGTAATTGCTGAGAACGATAgataaaaaaaacagagacattgAAGTGCAATATGTTGTCAAGTGGAAGCAATGCATCTCCACTATCTTGATCTTGCTTTGTCATTTTTACATCAAGTAATATTTCTTAGCTGTCGTGTAGTCTGTTCTACAATAAAAGACTCTCCAGTCCTCCCTATTGAAGTATAATTGATTTACAGTATCTCTTGTGCTAAGGACTGACAGAGTAAAACAACAGATTGATCACATTTCATCTAACATGGATTTTTACTTGCACAACTACTTCCCAAAGTTATACCAGACCTCTGAATCAATACTGATTCATAAATATGACTTCTAAGATACCACAACTATTAGGACCAAGCTTCCTCAAAGCTTGACTCAGAGATAACCTGCCTAATTTGTGATAAAATCAAGGAATTACACCTTCAATGTTATAGGGGCATCAGGAAATACCATTTGAAACAGCTTTAAATTGTAAAATTAAGAATTGctttttcatgtaaatgttCAACATCCTAGGCATAGGCATAACTACCAAACAAATCTTGTAAGATGGTAATGGAGTTTGTCAGAATTGTAGAATATTCCTGGCTGcaaatttatttccagaagcatttttttcttttaacaattATGAGTTCTTAAATAGCCAACTTTAAGGACATCCAACTTTTATCAGTGTGTCCATTAAGGACACACTGATAATGTGTGATCTTGCTGTCTGGCTACTTTTACTAGAGAAACTCTTATATATTTCCTCGTCATGTATATTAAAATGGTTGAAGTGAATTTAcccattaacattttttcttgatttttcaaCATGAAGGAATGATAATCCATTCATACAAACACTTGCATATATTCAGTACAAGATTTGTTTAGGTGACATTATGacctgaattttcttttacCAAACAAATTGGCATGACAGTTACCACGGCCATTATTAACAGAAACATGAACACCTTCAAAAGCTTAgtttttaaagcaacatttaattcttcagaagaagctatttttaaaattcagaggtCTTTACAACAGAAGTTGCAAACATGAT
The nucleotide sequence above comes from Aythya fuligula isolate bAytFul2 chromosome 3, bAytFul2.pri, whole genome shotgun sequence. Encoded proteins:
- the KCNG3 gene encoding potassium voltage-gated channel subfamily G member 3 isoform X1 translates to MNFGRGPPVVLNVGGTRYSFSREVLKDFPLRRVSRLHGCLSEQDVLEVCDDYDRERNEYFFDRHSEAFGFIMLYVRHGHLRFVPHMCELSFYNELLYWGLEGSHLDYCCQRRLDDRLAESRPYYCPEEPAGDAGGDPRAKGRRAAGGEGGKWLERMRRTFEEPTSSLAAQVLATVSILFVIVSMVVLCASTLPEWRAPENRSVEEQSRYTAESVREPSGIIEAICIGWFTAECIVRFIVSKNKCEFVRRPLNIIDLLAITPYYISVLMTVFTGENSQLQRAGVTLRVLRMMRIFWVIKLARHFIGLQTLGLTLKRCYREMVMLLVFICVAMAIFSALSQLLENGLDLGTKNKDYASIPAACWWVIISMTTVGYGDMCPITVPGRILGGICVVSGIVLLALPITFIYHSFVQCYHELKFRSARYSRSLSAEFLN